The genomic window GCTTCTCTGGATCGCTCTTGTTGTTGTTATCATCGCAGGTGTTGGCGGCGGATTGTATCTGTTGAATAAGTATGGCTATTTGAAAATGAATTTCCTGCATAAGAAACACACGATCTCGGTCGTTGCCGAATCAACACCTCCACCGACAGTACCGAGCAGCACCAGCAGTACGACTTCAACGTCGGAGGTTGCTGCTCCCACGACGAGTGCTACGCCGGGAACATTTGCGATACAGGTGTCGGCATTCAAGGCCAAACCGTTGGCCGATAAGTACGCGACAAAATTGAAGAATCAAGGATTAGATGCTTTTGTTTTTGCCGGGGAAGTTCCCAACGAAGGAACTTGGTTTAAGGTCTGCGTCGGTTCCTACGATACGAAGATTCGCGCGATTGCCGCGACAGAGGACATGAAGAGAAAAGTCGGAACGGATGTCTGGGTCGTACCGGTTCAATGAGAATCGTTCGTACATGTATCATGATGTATTATCACGGATGCGTGGAAGTGTCGCAGGTTCATATTACTTTCGTCAATATGAACTGAAACGGATTTATTCTAAGAACTTCTTCAGCGGTATGGCGATTGCACTCGCGATCCATGCCATGCTGATTTTTCTCCTTTTCTTGCTCGAGCCTGTCTATACGAAACCGCCCGACGTAGAAAAACTCCTTCCACCGGTGAACACAGATTATCAAGTCATTGAATTGAAGATAATCGGGACAAAAAGTTCGGGGATGGATGTCCGGGGATCCGGCGGCGGGGAAGGAACAGTCAGGGCAAATGCCGGATCAGCTTTTGGCAAACCGGTCATATCGT from Candidatus Acidiferrales bacterium includes these protein-coding regions:
- a CDS encoding SPOR domain-containing protein, encoding MGMNFQDQPTGDKPQQRSQQPNFDDPNVDDIFIDSPSGGLKLLWIALVVVIIAGVGGGLYLLNKYGYLKMNFLHKKHTISVVAESTPPPTVPSSTSSTTSTSEVAAPTTSATPGTFAIQVSAFKAKPLADKYATKLKNQGLDAFVFAGEVPNEGTWFKVCVGSYDTKIRAIAATEDMKRKVGTDVWVVPVQ